The following is a genomic window from Fundidesulfovibrio putealis DSM 16056.
GGATTTCAACCTCCAGGGGCAGTTGATCGAGGTGGAGCGGGGCGAGCTGCTCTCCGGCTACCTGCCCGAGCCGCAGGCCACCTACAAATACCTGAGCCGCCCGCTCATGGAGGGCGACAGCTACCGCGAAGGCGGTAATCATACCGGGGCGGTGCGCGAATACGAAAAGGTGCGGCGCATCGACGAGGCCAACATCCGCGCCAACTTCGGCCTGGGCATCTCGCTTCTGGCGTTTGGGCACACGGACAAGGCGCTCTACGTCTTCAAGAACATCCTGGAGATGGACGAAGCCTTCGCCGACGAACACAAGCACCTCTTCAACGAGTTGGGCATCAGCCTGCGCCGCCGTGGCCTCTTCGACCAGACCCTCCAGTATTACTTCAAGGCCCAGGAGATGACCTCCATGGACGAGAACCTCCAGTTCAACATCGCCCGCGCCTATTTCGAGAAGGGCGACCTGGAGAAGACCGTCTGGCACCTTCTGAAGGCCCTGGACATCAACAGCTACTTCGAGGAAGGGCTGTATTTCGCCAAATACGTGCTGGACAAGCGCCTCCTGCCCAAGGACGATACGCGCAGCGAACAACTGAGCCTTTCACTTCGCGCCGCAGGCATGCTCGACGTCTGATTCCCTGTCGCCTCCCTTGCTGTTGACCCCGTCTGCGCCGGAATGTATCAGCATCATGAAGAGTCACGACGAAGATTCGGCCCGCGCCGCGCAAATTGAACGTCCGAGACGACCCCGAATGTTTCCGGGAGTATGCGGGATGGAGACTTATGCCATCTGAAACCTCTTCGCCCACGGTGCTGGGCGTCTATTCCCTGCGGCAACTGGCTGAACTCGGGTCCGGCGTCACCATGGTGGAGCACAGGAACGTGACCTATTGGTACGTCCGGCAGATGAGCGAGAATCTGGTGGAGGTGCAGCCCCTGACCGTCGAGGGGTTGCCTTCGGGGATCATCAAGAAAGTCGG
Proteins encoded in this region:
- a CDS encoding tetratricopeptide repeat protein → MDHALIKLYGIFSLEVEVTLGSGMTRRKALSKTYWFAKEVPGGKVELRSLDVDFNLQGQLIEVERGELLSGYLPEPQATYKYLSRPLMEGDSYREGGNHTGAVREYEKVRRIDEANIRANFGLGISLLAFGHTDKALYVFKNILEMDEAFADEHKHLFNELGISLRRRGLFDQTLQYYFKAQEMTSMDENLQFNIARAYFEKGDLEKTVWHLLKALDINSYFEEGLYFAKYVLDKRLLPKDDTRSEQLSLSLRAAGMLDV